A DNA window from Bos indicus x Bos taurus breed Angus x Brahman F1 hybrid chromosome 16, Bos_hybrid_MaternalHap_v2.0, whole genome shotgun sequence contains the following coding sequences:
- the LRRN2 gene encoding leucine-rich repeat neuronal protein 2 encodes MRLLVAPLLLAWVAGATATVPVVPWHVPCPPGCACQIRPWYTPRSSYREATTVDCNDLFLTAVPPALPAGTQTLLLQSNSIVRVDQSELGYLANLTELDLSQNSFSDPRDCDLRALPQLLSLHLEENQLTRLEDHSFAGLASLQELYLNHNQLYRIAPRAFAGLSNLLRLHLNSNLLRAVDNRWFEMLPSLEILMIGGNKVDAILDMNFRPLANLRSLVLAGMNLREISDYALEGLQSLESLSFYDNQLARVPRRALEQVPGLKFLDLNKNPLQRVGPGDFANMLHLKELGLNNMEELVSIDKFALVNLPELTKLDITNNPRLSFIHPRAFRHLPQMETLMLNNNALSALHQQTVESLPNLQEVGLHGNPIRCDCVIRWANATSTRVRFIEPQSTLCAEPPDLQRLPVREVAFREMTDHCLPLISPRSFPPRLQVASGDSLLLHCRALAEPEPEIYWVTPAGVRLTAAWAGRKYRVYPEGTLELRRVTAQEAGLYTCVAQNLVGADTKTVSVVVGRAPLQRGRDEAWGLELQVQETHPYHILLSWVSPPNTVSTNLTWASASTLRGHRATALARLPRGTHSYNITRLLQATEYWACLQVAFADAHTQLACVWARTTEAAPCRRGLGDRPGLIAILALAVLLLAAGLAAQLGAGQPRQSVGGRPLLPVWAFWGWSAPSARVVSAPLVLHWNPGRKWPRSSEGETRSPPPSQNS; translated from the coding sequence ATGAGGCTCCTCGTGGCCCCCCTTTTGCTAGCGTGGGTGGCTGGTGCCACTGCCACAGTGCCCGTGGTACCTTGGCACGTGCCCTGCCCCCCTGGGTGTGCCTGCCAGATCCGGCCCTGGTATACCCCCCGATCGTCCTATCGCGAGGCCACCACCGTGGACTGCAATGACCTATTCCTGACGGCGGTCCCCCCAGCGCTGCCCGCAGGCACACAGACCCTGCTTCTGCAGAGCAACAGCATCGTCCGCGTGGACCAGAGTGAACTGGGCTACCTGGCCAATCTCACGGAGCTGGACCTGTCCCAGAACAGCTTTTCAGACCCCCGAGACTGTGATCTCCGTGCCCTGCCccagctgctgagcctgcaccTGGAGGAGAACCAGCTGACCCGGCTGGAGGACCACAGCTTCGCGGGGCTGGCCAGCCTGCAGGAGCTCTATCTCAACCACAACCAGCTCTACCGCATCGCCCCCAGGGCCTTCGCAGGGCTCAGCAACCTCCTACGGCTACATCTCAACTCCAACCTGCTGCGGGCCGTTGACAACCGCTGGTTCGAGATGCTGCCCAGCCTGGAGATCCTCATGATTGGCGGCAACAAGGTGGATGCCATCCTGGACATGAACTTCCGGCCCCTGGCCAACCTGCGCAGCCTGGTGCTCGCGGGCATGAACCTGCGGGAGATCTCTGACTATGCCCTGGAGGGGCTGCAAAGCCTCGAGAGCCTCTCCTTCTACGACAACCAGCTGGCCCGTGTGCCCCGGCGGGCGCTGGAGCAGGTGCCGGGGCTCAAGTTCCTAGACCTGAACAAGAACCCACTCCAGCGGGTGGGGCCCGGGGACTTTGCCAACATGTTGCACCTCAAGGAGCTGGGGCTGAACAACATGGAGGAACTGGTCTCCATCGACAAATTTGCCCTGGTCAACCTCCCCGAGCTGACCAAGCTGGACATCACCAACAACCCTCGGCTCTCGTTCATCCACCCCCGAGCCTTCCGCCACCTGCCCCAGATGGAGACCCTCATGCTCAACAACAATGCTCTCAGTGCCTTGCACCAGCAGACCGTGGAGTCCCTGCCCAACCTGCAGGAGGTGGGTCTCCATGGCAACCCCATCCGCTGCGACTGTGTCATCCGCTGGGCTAACGCCACCAGCACCCGCGTCCGCTTCATCGAGCCCCAGTCCACGCTGTGTGCCGAGCCCCCGGACCTTCAGCGCCTCCCAGTGCGGGAGGTGGCCTTCCGGGAGATGACGGACCACTGCCTGCCCCTCATCTCCCCCCGCAGCTTCCCCCCGCGCCTCCAGGTGGCCAGCGGAGACAGCCTGCTGCTGCACTGCCGGGCGCTGGCGGAGCCCGAGCCCGAGATCTACTGGGTGACTCCCGCTGGGGTTAGGCTGACGGCCGCCTGGGCGGGCCGCAAGTACCGGGTGTACCCCGAGGGGACGCTGGAGCTGCGGAGGGTGACAGCGCAAGAAGCAGGGCTGTACACCTGTGTGGCCCAGAACCTGGTTGGGGCCGACACGAAGACGGTTAGTGTGGTTGTCGGCCGGGCCCCGCTGCAACGCGGCAGAGACGAGGCGTGGGGGCTGGAGCTCCAGGTTCAGGAGACCCACCCCTACCACATCCTGCTGTCTTGGGTCTCCCCACCCAACACAGTCTCCACCAACCTCACCTGGGCCAGCGCCTCCACCCTCCGGGGCCACAGGGCCACCGCGCTGGCCCGCCTGCCACGGGGCACCCACAGCTACAACATCACGCGCCTCCTTCAGGCCACGGAGTACTGGGCCTGCCTGCAGGTGGCCTTCGCGGATGCCCACACCCAGTTGGCCTGTGTGTGGGCCAGGACTACAGAGGCCGCCCCTTGCCGCAGAGGCTTAGGGGACCGGCCCGGGCTCATAGCCATCCTGGCTCTCGCCGTCCTCCTGCTGGCAGCCGGGCTGGCAGCCCAGCTTGGCGCCGGCCAGCCCAGGCAGAGCGTGGGTGGGCGGCCCCTGCTCCCAGTCTGGGCTTTCTGGGGCTGGAGCGCCCCTTCTGCCCGGGTGGTCTCGGCACCCCTCGTCCTGCACTGGAATCCAGGGAGGAAGTGGCCCAGGTCCTCCGAAGGGGAGACTCGGTCCCCGCCACCGTCACAGAATTCCTGA